In Chitinophaga sp. HK235, a single window of DNA contains:
- a CDS encoding GDSL-type esterase/lipase family protein: MAQSPRKARTTWVSLEGNLRPKGNPTKDGEVYLIQSPVLQLFRTDNKEVKGTVLIFPGGGYKVVEVTTEGSLIAAFLNKLGYDVALLEYHVSAGANTRALALEDARTAWHLLQAKAATLGLRGKERNIMGFSAGGHLAASLMQELAPAAQPDNLMLIYPAFLNETRPGSVYPSVLPPAEIRSRLFTLIAADDKPELVSSCTQYGKIWKGYDGCGTFKVLPDGGHGFGMITPLRGAAAQWPSMLRAFLENKDSIVHTSINPAAIATEGYSHDRHEQKVATVASQKFDLIMIGNSITNNFEKPAYQPVWEQFYAPRHALNLGFSGYRTENILWNLEHGELKGQSPKVVTLEIGTNNIDEKNYPTRHTAGQLAGGIAAIVQLLLEKLPDTKILLLRSFPGSYDGPNPTSHRMILNRASDIVARLADNKHVFYCDVNHVFMNLDGSIRQDMMPDWLHPSPEGAMAWARAMEPLLSQLMGDKSRDTAKPANTAIIPVSRLEKDNYDWWARHAEVLSIKDSINPEIVMTGNSITHFWGGYPLLRNAVGQLAKANGAEAWAGLFGTHRVLNLGFGWDRTQNVLWRLDHGELDGLHPRTVVIEIGTNNTSETANARANTPAEIVEGIKAICGRVRSKVPQARIILMAVFPREQQPDSPRRRVISETNRLLADFAASEHIRLIDIGAQLLTPDGVLLKEITYDFCHPTEKGYRIWAEALKPELF; the protein is encoded by the coding sequence ATGGCGCAGTCGCCACGGAAGGCCCGCACTACATGGGTATCACTGGAAGGGAATTTACGGCCCAAGGGTAACCCCACAAAAGATGGGGAAGTTTATCTTATCCAGTCTCCGGTTTTACAGTTGTTTCGGACTGATAACAAAGAGGTGAAGGGAACGGTGCTGATATTTCCTGGTGGCGGTTACAAGGTAGTGGAGGTAACAACAGAAGGCAGCCTGATAGCTGCTTTCCTGAACAAGTTAGGATATGATGTGGCCCTGCTGGAGTATCATGTGTCAGCAGGTGCGAATACCAGAGCGCTGGCGCTGGAGGATGCCAGGACTGCGTGGCACCTGTTGCAGGCAAAAGCTGCCACGCTGGGATTGCGCGGGAAAGAGCGGAATATCATGGGCTTTTCTGCCGGCGGACATCTGGCGGCCAGCCTGATGCAGGAGCTGGCACCTGCTGCACAGCCAGACAACCTGATGCTGATTTATCCCGCCTTTCTGAATGAAACCCGTCCCGGCTCCGTATATCCGTCAGTGTTACCTCCGGCCGAAATAAGGTCCCGGCTTTTTACCCTGATCGCTGCAGACGACAAGCCTGAATTGGTCAGCAGCTGTACGCAATATGGCAAGATATGGAAAGGATATGACGGCTGCGGTACTTTTAAGGTGCTGCCGGATGGAGGACATGGCTTCGGAATGATAACACCGCTCCGCGGTGCTGCTGCACAATGGCCTTCCATGCTGCGGGCGTTTCTGGAAAATAAAGACAGCATTGTCCATACCAGCATCAATCCTGCGGCCATAGCGACAGAAGGTTATAGCCATGACCGGCATGAACAAAAGGTGGCAACGGTGGCCAGTCAGAAATTTGATCTTATCATGATTGGCAACTCTATCACCAACAACTTCGAGAAGCCTGCCTATCAACCGGTATGGGAGCAGTTTTATGCGCCCCGTCATGCGCTCAACCTGGGCTTTAGCGGTTACCGCACGGAAAACATCCTCTGGAATCTCGAACATGGAGAACTAAAAGGACAATCACCGAAAGTGGTGACTTTGGAAATAGGAACCAACAACATCGACGAAAAAAACTATCCTACACGACATACTGCCGGGCAGCTTGCAGGAGGTATTGCCGCCATTGTGCAACTGCTGCTGGAGAAACTGCCCGATACCAAAATTCTATTGTTACGCAGTTTCCCAGGTAGTTACGATGGGCCCAATCCTACATCCCATCGCATGATCCTGAACAGGGCATCCGATATAGTGGCCAGGCTGGCGGATAACAAACACGTATTTTATTGTGATGTCAATCATGTGTTCATGAACCTCGATGGTAGCATCCGGCAGGATATGATGCCGGACTGGCTGCATCCCAGCCCGGAAGGTGCAATGGCATGGGCCCGGGCTATGGAGCCGTTGCTGTCGCAGCTGATGGGAGATAAGAGCAGAGACACTGCCAAACCTGCCAATACAGCCATTATTCCAGTGTCCCGACTGGAAAAGGATAACTACGATTGGTGGGCGCGCCATGCGGAAGTGTTAAGTATCAAAGACTCTATCAACCCGGAAATTGTTATGACGGGTAATTCCATCACTCATTTCTGGGGAGGTTATCCTTTGTTGAGAAACGCTGTTGGCCAGCTCGCTAAAGCCAATGGGGCGGAGGCCTGGGCCGGTCTCTTTGGTACACACCGGGTGCTGAACCTGGGCTTTGGCTGGGACCGTACACAGAATGTGCTCTGGCGCCTGGACCATGGAGAGCTGGATGGTTTGCATCCCCGCACAGTGGTCATCGAAATAGGCACCAATAATACCAGCGAAACGGCTAACGCCCGCGCCAACACGCCGGCTGAAATAGTGGAAGGCATTAAAGCCATCTGTGGCCGGGTACGTTCCAAAGTGCCCCAGGCCAGGATTATACTGATGGCTGTTTTTCCAAGAGAACAGCAGCCGGATAGTCCCAGAAGACGGGTTATCAGTGAAACGAACCGGCTGCTGGCCGATTTCGCAGCCAGCGAGCATATACGGCTGATAGACATCGGTGCGCAACTCCTCACACCGGATGGCGTTTTACTGAAAGAAATCACCTATGATTTCTGCCACCCTACAGAAAAGGGGTACCGGATATGGGCCGAAGCATTGAAGCCGGAATTGTTTTAA
- a CDS encoding 3-hydroxyacyl-ACP dehydratase FabZ family protein: MYSSDAVETLIPHRAPFLFADRVTAVSNEEIIGYKTFSEDNELLKGSFPAHGFVPGVILIESMAQCGGAGIKLLGLADGLFGLAGIETARFMKGARYGVPIRYVIKNIRVSEKIIKQSGIAYMDEEPVMEATWTCVKIG; this comes from the coding sequence ATGTATAGCTCAGATGCTGTAGAAACGTTGATTCCTCACAGAGCACCTTTTTTATTTGCTGACAGGGTGACTGCTGTTTCCAACGAAGAAATTATCGGTTACAAAACTTTCAGTGAAGACAATGAATTACTCAAAGGCAGTTTCCCTGCCCACGGGTTTGTTCCGGGAGTTATTCTGATAGAATCAATGGCCCAGTGCGGCGGTGCGGGCATTAAGTTGCTGGGCCTGGCCGACGGCCTTTTCGGGCTCGCAGGTATAGAAACAGCCCGGTTTATGAAAGGTGCGCGGTATGGGGTGCCTATCCGTTATGTTATTAAAAACATCCGCGTAAGCGAAAAAATTATCAAGCAGTCCGGTATTGCCTATATGGATGAAGAGCCGGTTATGGAGGCCACCTGGACCTGTGTAAAAATCGGATGA
- a CDS encoding methyltransferase domain-containing protein: MNRDKATQRAAMPKGTSVVLDSRTLQNSYATLIPLLKEGMHVLDLGCGTGAISAGIAAAVGLSGTVTGIDNSGHLIDKGQLDYQGVSNLALLTADIFTWQPIRKFDLVVSARVFQWLSNPADALKKCAAMLVPGGKLSVLDYNHAGLEWVPAPPPAMQRFYSAFLDWRADAGMDNQMADHLPLLFQQAGFSQIQVQEANESCGRGEAGFADKAAIWSAVARLRGPQMVQSGFITETERLQAIDDYDAWLKEGALSMTMKLKDIQAVLSS, translated from the coding sequence ATGAACAGGGATAAAGCCACTCAAAGAGCTGCCATGCCGAAGGGAACTTCGGTTGTACTCGACAGCAGAACATTGCAAAACAGTTATGCTACCCTGATACCATTGCTGAAAGAAGGGATGCATGTGCTGGACCTGGGTTGCGGTACGGGTGCTATTTCCGCTGGTATTGCGGCTGCTGTGGGCCTTTCAGGCACTGTTACCGGTATCGATAACAGCGGACATCTGATAGACAAGGGCCAATTAGATTATCAGGGTGTTTCCAATCTGGCACTACTAACCGCCGATATCTTCACGTGGCAGCCTATACGAAAATTTGACCTGGTCGTATCTGCCCGTGTTTTTCAATGGCTCAGCAACCCCGCAGACGCATTGAAGAAATGTGCGGCAATGCTGGTGCCGGGAGGTAAATTGTCTGTACTGGATTACAACCATGCCGGACTGGAATGGGTACCTGCTCCACCGCCCGCTATGCAGCGTTTTTACAGCGCCTTTCTCGACTGGCGTGCAGATGCAGGTATGGACAATCAAATGGCAGATCATCTGCCGCTGTTATTCCAACAGGCTGGTTTTTCTCAGATACAGGTGCAGGAAGCCAATGAATCCTGCGGGAGAGGAGAGGCCGGTTTTGCCGATAAGGCTGCCATCTGGTCTGCAGTAGCTCGGTTGAGAGGCCCGCAGATGGTACAAAGCGGCTTCATTACTGAAACAGAACGATTACAGGCTATCGATGATTATGATGCCTGGTTGAAGGAAGGTGCTTTGTCCATGACCATGAAACTGAAGGATATCCAGGCTGTGCTTTCATCCTGA
- a CDS encoding DUF4920 domain-containing protein, with protein MMYKALLSAVLLAVSLTVAAQPPKGQAKPNTVYGAATTASGAMDALKLPRMLQNDSGKLSIKIKAKVLDVCPKKGCWMKLQINDSTTAFVKMKDYAFFVPLDIKGKTVVLDGIAYLHETSVAELKHYAEDAHKPQAEIDAIQHPKKEIRYTANGILVVE; from the coding sequence ATGATGTACAAAGCGTTACTATCAGCTGTACTGCTGGCTGTGTCTCTGACTGTTGCTGCCCAACCGCCTAAAGGTCAGGCTAAACCCAACACTGTTTACGGTGCCGCCACTACGGCGTCAGGAGCCATGGATGCCCTGAAACTTCCCAGGATGCTTCAGAATGACAGTGGTAAACTGTCTATCAAGATCAAAGCAAAAGTGTTGGATGTTTGTCCCAAAAAAGGTTGCTGGATGAAATTGCAGATCAATGACAGCACTACGGCCTTTGTAAAAATGAAGGACTATGCTTTCTTTGTTCCCCTCGACATTAAAGGTAAAACTGTTGTACTGGATGGTATTGCCTATCTGCACGAGACTTCTGTGGCGGAGTTAAAACACTATGCCGAAGATGCCCACAAGCCACAGGCAGAAATTGATGCCATCCAACATCCGAAAAAAGAAATCAGGTATACTGCCAATGGTATACTGGTAGTAGAATAA
- a CDS encoding SDR family NAD(P)-dependent oxidoreductase: MNRLENKVALITGGAGSIGQTTAKLFIDEGAKVVLIDLNEDALKKATAELGNHAAYVAADVTSAKDVERYAQEAVKKFGKIDIFFNNAGIEGVVKPITEFPEDVFDKVMAVNVKGVFLGCKYILPQMNDGGSMIITSSVAGLGASPNFVAYTTSKHATLGIMKTAALEAAPRKIRVNTIHPSPVDNRMMRSIEEGYEPGKAAEMQKIFAAGIPLGRYAAPLEVAKLVLFLGSDDSQFITGAQYVIDGGSNAK; this comes from the coding sequence ATGAACAGACTGGAGAACAAGGTAGCGCTTATCACGGGCGGCGCAGGAAGCATCGGACAAACCACCGCAAAGTTATTTATTGATGAAGGCGCCAAAGTAGTACTGATTGACCTCAACGAAGACGCTTTGAAGAAAGCGACAGCTGAGCTGGGCAACCATGCCGCTTATGTGGCAGCAGACGTTACGTCAGCCAAAGATGTAGAACGTTATGCGCAGGAGGCCGTAAAAAAATTCGGAAAGATTGATATCTTCTTTAACAATGCCGGTATCGAAGGCGTAGTGAAGCCCATCACAGAATTCCCGGAAGATGTATTTGATAAAGTAATGGCTGTTAACGTAAAAGGTGTTTTTCTGGGTTGTAAATATATACTGCCGCAGATGAATGATGGTGGCAGCATGATCATTACCTCTTCTGTAGCGGGTTTGGGGGCTTCTCCTAACTTTGTGGCCTATACGACCAGTAAACATGCTACCCTCGGCATCATGAAAACAGCAGCCCTGGAAGCTGCACCGAGAAAGATACGGGTCAATACCATACATCCGTCACCGGTAGACAACCGGATGATGCGTTCTATCGAAGAAGGTTATGAACCGGGGAAAGCGGCAGAGATGCAGAAAATATTTGCAGCAGGTATTCCGCTGGGAAGATATGCTGCACCGCTGGAAGTCGCCAAACTGGTGCTTTTCCTCGGATCAGATGACAGTCAGTTTATCACCGGCGCACAATATGTGATCGACGGCGGCTCCAATGCTAAATAA
- a CDS encoding GNAT family N-acetyltransferase, with protein sequence MTQEERHIIENLFEHWTYVGEKAGLITTAPRYKAVIPDGSDWPKRVFEVAGPEELALIAAQIKAGALPDAVTFTESQAMEYEHTLSSAGFEVKMRLQGMIIYLRENPPAEESGDVQFSLVTAATEAAVFADIAAQSFNYRVDGAIVARLLHQEDKIKVFTGTYKGAAACCGVIYYDNNGNAGLHFIGTLPDFRGKGLAAAMTTRLLRECVADGKRYCVLHASKAGLPIYSRLGFEPVKEVITYALSL encoded by the coding sequence ATGACACAAGAGGAAAGACATATCATTGAAAATTTGTTTGAGCACTGGACCTATGTAGGAGAAAAAGCAGGACTGATCACGACAGCTCCCCGTTATAAAGCGGTAATACCGGATGGGTCAGACTGGCCTAAAAGAGTATTTGAGGTGGCGGGTCCGGAAGAGCTGGCACTCATCGCTGCACAGATAAAAGCAGGAGCATTACCGGACGCAGTAACGTTTACGGAATCACAGGCGATGGAATATGAACATACATTATCATCAGCCGGTTTCGAGGTAAAGATGCGTCTGCAGGGCATGATTATCTACCTGAGAGAAAACCCGCCCGCTGAAGAGTCCGGCGATGTGCAATTCAGTCTGGTAACAGCTGCTACCGAAGCTGCTGTATTTGCTGATATTGCGGCGCAATCGTTTAACTACCGGGTAGATGGTGCCATAGTGGCCCGTTTGCTGCATCAGGAAGATAAGATAAAGGTGTTCACCGGAACCTATAAAGGAGCAGCTGCCTGTTGCGGGGTGATTTATTATGACAACAATGGTAATGCCGGTCTGCATTTTATCGGCACATTACCGGATTTCAGGGGTAAGGGCCTGGCGGCAGCCATGACTACCCGTTTGCTCCGGGAATGTGTAGCGGATGGTAAACGTTATTGTGTATTGCATGCCTCCAAAGCGGGCTTGCCGATATATAGCCGGTTGGGTTTTGAACCGGTAAAGGAAGTGATCACTTATGCACTCTCTCTGTAA
- a CDS encoding NAD(P)/FAD-dependent oxidoreductase — MTNKKTAVIIGAGPAGLTAAYELLKRTDIKPIILEMSGDIGGISKTVRYNGNRIDIGGHRFFSKSDRVMEWWLDIMPIASGEEEVNITYQQKTRTVKAEQKTTDGNLVMLVRDRLSRIYYQRKLFLYPLTLSVSTISKLGLFRLFRIIISYGYARLFFRKKEKTLEEFFIKRFGRVLYETFFKDYTEKVWGKPCHEIDAEWGHQRIKKLSVSKTILHALQKLFTRTGGEDIAQKNTETSLIERFLYPKFGPGQLWEEVAARITAMGGEIRLHQPVTGVKLEHGTIQSVSTPDGCYSGDYFFSTMPVKELAAAMKEAVPGPIQEIARGLEYRDFVTVGLLVNKLVLSPDHALVKDNWIYIQENDVRVGRLQIFNNWSPYMVSDPSKVWIGLEYFCNEGDELWSMENHQFINFGIAELQKIGIIRQEDVLDSTLVRMQKTYPAYFGTYHRFDELRKYMDTISNLFLVGRNGMHKYNNADHSMLTAMTAVDNIIQGITDRSNIWEINTEQEYHEEKQTV; from the coding sequence ATGACAAATAAAAAAACGGCTGTTATTATCGGCGCTGGTCCTGCGGGATTGACTGCAGCTTATGAACTGCTTAAAAGAACGGACATAAAACCCATCATACTCGAAATGTCGGGAGATATTGGGGGGATCTCGAAAACGGTCCGCTATAACGGCAACAGAATAGACATCGGAGGCCATCGTTTCTTTTCCAAGTCAGACCGTGTGATGGAATGGTGGCTTGATATCATGCCTATCGCTTCGGGAGAGGAAGAAGTTAATATCACTTATCAGCAGAAAACCAGAACAGTAAAGGCCGAACAAAAAACAACGGATGGTAATCTGGTGATGCTGGTACGTGACAGGTTGTCGAGGATTTATTACCAGCGGAAGCTGTTTCTTTATCCGCTTACCCTGTCGGTCAGCACCATTTCCAAACTGGGACTGTTCCGGCTTTTCCGGATCATAATCTCTTACGGATATGCCCGGCTTTTCTTCCGTAAAAAGGAAAAAACGCTCGAAGAATTTTTTATCAAACGTTTCGGGCGTGTACTATATGAAACTTTCTTTAAAGACTATACGGAAAAGGTTTGGGGAAAGCCCTGCCATGAAATTGATGCAGAATGGGGACATCAGCGTATCAAAAAACTATCGGTGTCCAAAACAATCCTGCATGCATTACAAAAACTCTTTACCAGAACAGGAGGGGAAGATATTGCACAAAAGAACACGGAAACCAGTCTTATAGAAAGATTCCTGTATCCAAAATTTGGGCCGGGTCAGCTTTGGGAAGAAGTAGCCGCCCGCATTACCGCCATGGGAGGAGAGATACGGCTCCACCAACCGGTAACGGGTGTAAAACTGGAACACGGTACTATACAAAGTGTTAGTACTCCCGATGGCTGCTACAGCGGAGACTATTTTTTCTCCACCATGCCAGTGAAGGAACTGGCGGCAGCCATGAAAGAAGCTGTACCCGGCCCTATACAGGAAATTGCCCGCGGACTGGAATACCGCGATTTTGTCACCGTTGGACTCCTGGTAAACAAACTGGTGCTTTCGCCAGACCATGCACTCGTGAAAGACAACTGGATCTATATTCAGGAAAATGATGTCCGTGTCGGCCGCCTCCAGATCTTTAACAACTGGAGCCCTTATATGGTCAGTGATCCCTCCAAAGTATGGATAGGCCTGGAATATTTTTGTAATGAAGGCGATGAGTTATGGAGTATGGAAAACCACCAGTTTATTAACTTTGGCATCGCCGAACTGCAAAAGATCGGTATCATCCGCCAGGAAGATGTACTGGACAGTACTTTGGTGAGGATGCAAAAAACGTATCCGGCTTATTTCGGCACCTATCACCGGTTTGATGAACTCAGAAAATATATGGACACCATCAGCAATCTGTTTCTCGTCGGTCGAAACGGTATGCATAAATACAATAACGCCGATCACTCTATGCTCACCGCTATGACTGCTGTAGATAATATCATCCAGGGCATTACAGACCGGAGTAATATCTGGGAGATCAATACCGAACAGGAGTATCACGAAGAAAAACAGACCGTATGA
- a CDS encoding DUF6882 domain-containing protein: MSTSAALTVPDLIAQYGGIALDKQNDLAAVIGNNDWNADLSEGTLSFGDELVFPIQVLGTFSHVSNTFLWGWANVQSDIPENLLQQALQLKQYGEQHQVALFANGQFEASLNDVHYIGMIASGMFGSSAYYVADYGQGALLVTIKSDIIDAARTDTPQRILTVFPQLVSLFEMNHREAFTSYLKARDFAITVSGNELSATHNNNSIVATFDELNRLASLNGKLS; encoded by the coding sequence ATGTCAACTTCCGCAGCATTAACAGTCCCAGACCTGATAGCACAGTACGGCGGCATTGCACTGGATAAACAGAATGACCTCGCCGCTGTAATCGGCAATAACGACTGGAATGCAGATCTGTCAGAAGGCACCCTCAGCTTCGGTGATGAGCTGGTATTTCCGATCCAGGTACTGGGTACTTTCTCTCATGTGTCCAATACCTTTCTGTGGGGATGGGCCAATGTACAGTCTGATATTCCTGAAAACCTGTTACAGCAAGCTTTACAGCTGAAACAATACGGAGAACAGCATCAGGTGGCGCTTTTTGCCAACGGCCAGTTTGAAGCTTCGCTCAACGACGTACATTATATAGGTATGATCGCCTCCGGTATGTTTGGCTCCAGTGCCTATTATGTGGCCGACTACGGACAGGGCGCCTTATTGGTAACCATCAAAAGCGATATCATTGATGCCGCCCGCACGGATACGCCTCAACGTATTCTTACCGTGTTTCCTCAGCTGGTATCACTGTTTGAAATGAACCACCGCGAGGCATTTACCAGTTACCTGAAAGCAAGGGACTTTGCCATCACTGTTTCCGGTAACGAATTATCTGCCACCCACAATAATAATAGTATAGTAGCCACTTTCGATGAACTGAACCGCCTTGCCAGCCTCAATGGCAAGCTGTCATAA
- a CDS encoding alpha/beta fold hydrolase: MANKVNIVLVHGAWGESMHWNKVIPLLTAQGYTVVAPQCPLTSLADDAESVHRMAGQLEGKSLLVGHSYGGAIITEAAAKAPGTAGLVYIAAFAPDESENLAALLQRGQPAPGGANIYPDQYGFLWIKRDKFGESFCQDASPDDATVMAATQKPIAGRCFEDKPSTIGWKNFPVWYQVSENDRMIPPDTQRFMADRMKAQTISLAASHASLATHPKEIASFISKAAEGI; encoded by the coding sequence ATGGCAAACAAAGTAAACATCGTCCTGGTACATGGTGCCTGGGGCGAAAGTATGCATTGGAACAAGGTGATTCCCTTGTTGACCGCCCAGGGCTATACGGTAGTGGCGCCTCAATGCCCGCTGACCTCCCTGGCCGATGATGCAGAGTCTGTCCACCGAATGGCCGGACAGCTGGAAGGTAAATCATTACTGGTAGGGCATTCCTATGGTGGTGCTATCATCACTGAAGCAGCAGCAAAGGCACCTGGTACAGCCGGATTGGTGTATATCGCCGCCTTTGCTCCTGATGAATCTGAAAACCTGGCAGCACTATTACAAAGAGGTCAGCCTGCGCCTGGTGGAGCTAATATCTACCCCGACCAGTATGGTTTTCTATGGATCAAACGGGACAAATTCGGAGAGAGTTTTTGTCAGGATGCTTCACCGGACGATGCCACTGTGATGGCGGCTACCCAGAAACCCATAGCCGGCAGATGTTTTGAAGACAAGCCCAGTACTATCGGCTGGAAGAATTTTCCGGTATGGTACCAGGTATCTGAAAACGACCGGATGATACCGCCCGACACACAACGTTTTATGGCTGACCGTATGAAGGCCCAAACCATCTCACTGGCTGCCAGCCACGCTTCCCTGGCTACTCACCCTAAAGAGATCGCCAGCTTTATCAGCAAAGCCGCCGAAGGAATTTAA
- a CDS encoding GNAT family N-acetyltransferase yields MNQLNPEVTLRRITVDNVEDICDLSKTLSSVQRGMVADNGESIAVAHYSEDAWFRAIYADDTPIGFIMLHTGADWSDGLDFPNMFLWRFMIAGPHQGKGYGSKAIGLVLRNLAGRGISELYTSCGEGEGSPLSFYQRLGFTPTGEYYDDEMELKLTFTADTVKAMLG; encoded by the coding sequence ATGAATCAATTAAACCCGGAAGTAACCCTCCGCCGTATTACTGTAGACAATGTAGAAGACATTTGCGATCTCAGTAAAACCCTTAGTTCTGTACAACGTGGTATGGTAGCCGATAACGGTGAGTCCATCGCTGTAGCCCATTATTCAGAAGATGCCTGGTTCAGGGCCATCTATGCCGATGATACCCCTATAGGGTTTATCATGTTACATACCGGTGCCGACTGGAGTGACGGACTCGATTTCCCCAACATGTTCCTCTGGCGCTTTATGATAGCAGGCCCCCATCAGGGCAAAGGCTATGGCAGCAAAGCCATCGGACTGGTACTGCGTAATCTCGCCGGACGCGGCATCTCTGAACTGTATACCAGCTGTGGCGAAGGCGAAGGCAGTCCCCTCTCCTTTTATCAACGACTGGGCTTTACACCTACCGGTGAGTATTATGACGATGAGATGGAGCTTAAGCTGACATTTACGGCTGATACCGTAAAAGCCATGCTGGGCTGA
- a CDS encoding DinB family protein — protein sequence MKRTAWFDRVFPVITDNGIMPSIIERLSGTPARVEEMTRGLEESLLVRKADGQWSVKEEVGHLSDMEPLWLGRFDDFVKGLPELSAADLTNQRTHNANHNAVSLTELLQRFREQRALMVARLWQLEETQLEKTALHPRLKTPMRIIDLAYFVAEHDDHHLAGIREKML from the coding sequence ATGAAAAGAACTGCATGGTTTGACCGGGTGTTTCCGGTTATCACAGACAATGGAATAATGCCTTCCATTATTGAGCGCCTGAGTGGTACACCTGCCAGGGTAGAAGAAATGACCCGTGGCCTGGAAGAAAGTCTATTGGTCCGTAAAGCGGATGGACAGTGGTCTGTTAAAGAAGAGGTGGGCCATCTGTCGGATATGGAACCACTCTGGCTGGGACGTTTTGATGATTTTGTAAAAGGCCTGCCGGAGTTAAGTGCGGCAGACCTTACCAATCAGCGGACACATAATGCCAATCATAATGCTGTCAGCCTGACTGAGTTATTACAACGGTTCCGGGAACAAAGGGCTTTGATGGTGGCCAGGCTGTGGCAGCTGGAAGAAACGCAGCTGGAGAAAACAGCCTTGCATCCGCGTTTAAAAACACCGATGCGTATTATTGACCTGGCTTATTTTGTGGCTGAACATGATGACCACCATCTGGCCGGTATCCGCGAAAAGATGCTGTAA